Proteins encoded by one window of Pseudochaenichthys georgianus chromosome 9, fPseGeo1.2, whole genome shotgun sequence:
- the ptger4a gene encoding prostaglandin E receptor 4 (subtype EP4) a has product MNNQSMTGRTMVPTIPSIMFIFGVVGNVIAIVVLCKSRKEQKETTFYTLVCGLAVTDLLGTLLASPVTIATYVKGSWPGEDPLCQYFGFTLLFFSLSGLSIICAMSVERYIAINHAYFYNDYVDQKLAGLTLLAIYISNALFCALPIVGFGQVKKQYPQTWCFLEWRSNKTSDAAYSYTYAGFSSILILATVICNVLVCVALIRMHQRYVRRMSLGTDLGRTVEPPRRGRSFGRLAGAEIQMVILLIGTSAVVLICSIPLVAQVFLNQLYKTPVELRLDKNPDLRAIRFASFNPILDPWIYILLRKAVLLKLIEKIKCLFCKIGARRQQRQGNLHIDTQQLSLAISNQDSKSLVSHNLRDFTSSSQTFLYLPEGSEVYKGSCHKSDTPSDSQPSSVRNLQASYSSEQGSVEAHSREGTHVIRDLSALPCPKDTALQVSLNTQTVEEKCI; this is encoded by the exons ATGAATAATCAATCGATGACAGGGAGGACAATGGTCCCGACCATTCCTTCCATAATGTTTATTTTCGGGGTGGTTGGAAATGTCATCGCCATCGTAGTTCTTTGCAAATCCCGCAAAGAACAGAAGGAAACCACGTTTTACACGTTGGTGTGTGGACTGGCAGTGACGGACCTGCTGGGCACACTGCTGGCCAGCCCGGTCACCATCGCCACTTATGTGAAAGGCTCGTGGCCCGGAGAGGACCCGTTGTGCCAATACTTTGGATTCACcttgctctttttctccctgtcGGGGCTCAGTATAATCTGTGCCATGTCCGTGGAGAGATACATCGCTATAAACCATGCCTACTTCTACAATGACTATGTGGACCAAAAACTGGCGGGTTTGACTCTCTTGGCGATCTACATCTCCAATGCGCTCTTCTGCGCCCTGCCGATTGTCGGCTTTGGACAGGTGAAGAAACAATACCCGCAGACTTGGTGTTTTTTAGAGTGGAGGAGCAACAAGACCAGCGATGCAGCCTACTCCTACACGTACGCGGGCTTCAGTTCTATTCTGATCCTCGCCACTGTTATCTGCAACGTGCTGGTGTGCGTGGCTCTGATTCGGATGCACCAGCGATACGTGCGCAGGATGTCGCTGGGAACCGATCTGGGACGCACCGTGGAGCCACCGAGGAGAGGACGCAGCTTTGGACGTCTGGCCGGTGCAGAGATTCAGATGGTCATTCTGCTTATAGGCACTTCGGCAGTGGTGCTTATCTGCTCCATCCCTCTTGTT GCTCAGGTGTTTTTGAACCAGCTGTATAAAACTCCAGTGGAGCTGCGTCTGGACAAAAACCCTGATCTACGAGCGATAAGATTTGCCTCCTTTAATCCCATTCTTGACCCCTGGATCTACATCCTGCTCCGCAAGGCTGTTCTCCTCAAACTCATTGAGAAAATCAAGTGTTTATTTTGCAAGATAGGAGCACGGAGGCAACAGAGACAGGGAAACCTACACATAGACACCCAACAactctccttggccatttctaaCCAGGACTCAAAGTCGTTGGTTTCCCACAACCTGAGAGACTTCACCAGCAGCTCCCAGACCTTCCTCTACCTGCCAGAGGGAAGTGAAGTGTACAAAGGAAGCTGCCATAAATCAGACACACCCTCTGATTCACAACCTTCATCAGTCAGAAACTTACAAGCATCTTATTCGTCTGAGCAGGGCAGCGTTGAGGCTCACAGTAGAGAAGGGACACATGTAATCAGGGACCTTTCAGCTCTGCCATGCCCAAAAGACACAGCACTTCAGGTGTCGTTGAACACACAGACAGTGGAGGAAAAATGCATCTGA